From the genome of Bordetella sp. H567, one region includes:
- a CDS encoding PqiC family protein: protein MNAMIGRALMPALLAAALGGCATSPPVHYYTLLTPDAGPHAPVPAAGQPDGGKPPYLLDILPVTVPPQADQPQIMMREADGVVAAYYSDRWTAPLADEIRGALSYNLVRDLGVLDVQSINAPANAPLWRVQVDVQRFDATAGGEAVLDATWRVRPVNLPGRTLLCRSLIHVPMEGATPARAVSAQQKATVALAGTIASGIQSAGASARAGSDAVQLKGCDGA, encoded by the coding sequence ATGAATGCGATGATCGGACGCGCGCTCATGCCTGCGCTGCTGGCAGCGGCGCTGGGAGGATGTGCAACTTCCCCGCCCGTGCATTACTACACCTTGCTCACGCCGGACGCCGGGCCGCACGCGCCCGTACCCGCGGCGGGGCAGCCGGACGGCGGCAAGCCGCCGTATCTCCTCGACATCCTGCCGGTCACGGTGCCGCCGCAGGCCGATCAACCGCAGATCATGATGCGGGAAGCCGATGGCGTGGTGGCGGCGTATTACTCGGATCGGTGGACAGCGCCGCTCGCCGATGAGATCCGGGGGGCACTCTCCTACAACCTGGTCCGCGACCTGGGCGTGCTGGACGTGCAATCCATCAATGCGCCGGCCAATGCCCCCTTGTGGCGGGTCCAGGTCGACGTGCAGCGCTTCGACGCGACAGCGGGGGGCGAGGCGGTGCTGGATGCGACGTGGCGGGTGCGGCCGGTCAACCTGCCGGGCCGAACCTTGCTCTGCCGCAGCCTGATTCACGTTCCCATGGAAGGCGCCACGCCGGCGCGCGCGGTATCCGCGCAGCAAAAGGCCACCGTGGCCCTGGCCGGCACCATCGCCAGCGGCATACAGTCGGCGGGAGCATCGGCCCGGGCCGGCAGCGACGCGGTACAACTCAAGGGCTGCGACGGCGCTTGA
- a CDS encoding PqiB family protein, producing MSDPASSGDHAAIRTPEVTRRKRRISWIWLVPFVAAVAGFTLVARTWLESGPTVTITFKTAEGLEVGKTQVRYKDVNIGTVRSIHLSQDRSKVIVKAELVKDAASIAREGTQFWVVRPRLGLSGVSGLGTLLSGAYIGVDANNGKDASGKPVSDEEKTEFVGLETPPEVTHDRPGKRFTVRATDLGSLDVGSPVYYRRISVGQVIGYQLDSTGHFVNIQIFVDAPHDKFVTSDTHFWNASGVDFTLNAEGLKVRTQSLVSVAVGGIAFGQRDDDTTDTPAKADTVFKLYGSEAAAEAIPDGDPFPIVMRFDQSIRGLSVGAPIDFNGVVLGQVDSISLDFDRASKRFFALVHANLYPQRLGAVYERVREFSAQEDKDAGREGVTHPGGRLLGSMIQHGLRAQLRSSNLLTGQLYVALDVFPNAKPVTFEMSTPAQIPTQAGNLDQLQQQIANVAAKLDKIPFDQIGVDLQRTLANSARLMARLDKQVAPQAEALLKQANKSLADLGNLLAPDAPLPVNAQNAMDELSRAARSLRALADYLQANPEALLRGRGPDPLPNYGTTRNPR from the coding sequence ATGTCTGACCCAGCATCGTCCGGAGACCACGCAGCGATCCGGACTCCGGAGGTCACCCGGCGTAAACGCCGTATTTCCTGGATCTGGCTTGTCCCATTTGTCGCCGCCGTCGCCGGCTTCACACTGGTGGCGCGCACCTGGCTGGAGTCGGGCCCCACGGTCACCATTACCTTCAAGACCGCCGAGGGCCTGGAGGTCGGCAAAACCCAGGTCCGCTACAAGGACGTCAATATCGGAACGGTGCGCAGCATCCACTTGAGCCAGGACCGGTCCAAGGTCATCGTGAAGGCGGAACTGGTCAAGGATGCGGCCAGCATTGCCCGTGAAGGCACGCAGTTCTGGGTCGTGCGGCCACGCCTGGGCTTGAGCGGCGTGTCGGGCCTGGGTACGCTGCTGTCGGGCGCCTATATCGGGGTAGATGCCAACAATGGCAAGGACGCGAGCGGCAAACCGGTTTCCGACGAAGAAAAAACCGAGTTCGTCGGGTTGGAGACGCCGCCGGAAGTCACGCACGACCGGCCCGGCAAGCGTTTCACGGTGCGCGCCACGGATCTGGGGTCCCTGGACGTCGGTTCGCCGGTGTATTACCGGCGTATCAGTGTTGGGCAGGTGATCGGATACCAGTTGGACAGCACCGGGCATTTCGTGAATATCCAGATTTTCGTCGATGCGCCCCACGATAAGTTCGTGACGAGCGACACGCATTTCTGGAACGCCAGCGGGGTGGATTTCACGCTGAATGCGGAGGGCCTGAAGGTCCGCACGCAGTCGCTTGTATCCGTGGCCGTGGGCGGGATTGCCTTCGGCCAGCGCGACGACGACACGACGGACACGCCGGCCAAGGCCGATACGGTGTTCAAGCTGTACGGCAGCGAGGCGGCCGCTGAAGCCATTCCGGATGGCGACCCGTTCCCCATCGTCATGCGCTTCGACCAATCGATACGCGGGCTGAGCGTGGGCGCGCCCATCGATTTCAATGGCGTGGTATTGGGGCAGGTCGATTCCATCAGCTTGGACTTCGACCGCGCATCCAAGCGCTTCTTTGCCCTGGTGCACGCCAATCTCTATCCGCAGCGGCTGGGCGCCGTGTACGAGCGCGTGCGCGAGTTCTCCGCGCAGGAGGACAAGGATGCCGGCAGGGAGGGTGTCACCCATCCCGGTGGCCGCCTGCTCGGTTCGATGATCCAGCACGGCCTGCGGGCGCAGCTGCGCAGTTCGAACCTGCTGACCGGCCAGCTGTACGTGGCCCTGGACGTGTTCCCGAACGCCAAGCCGGTTACGTTCGAGATGTCGACGCCGGCGCAGATTCCAACGCAGGCGGGCAATCTCGATCAACTGCAGCAACAAATCGCCAATGTGGCCGCCAAGCTGGACAAGATTCCTTTTGACCAGATAGGCGTGGATCTGCAGCGGACGCTGGCCAATTCCGCGCGCCTGATGGCACGGTTGGACAAGCAGGTGGCCCCGCAGGCCGAAGCCCTGCTCAAACAGGCCAACAAGTCGCTGGCCGATCTCGGTAATCTATTGGCCCCGGATGCGCCCCTGCCGGTGAATGCACAGAACGCCATGGATGAACTGTCGCGGGCGGCGCGCTCGCTGCGCGCCCTGGCGGACTATCTGCAGGCCAATCCGGAAGCGCTGCTGCGCGGCCGAGGGCCGGACCCGCTGCCCAACTACGGTACCACCAGGAATCCACGATGA
- a CDS encoding paraquat-inducible protein A — protein sequence MAPTSPLISCEHCGGVYRRQELGPGEQASCVRCGTVLWRYSGLHPSGWLALALAALIVFLIANAYPVAIMRVQGMVQAASFPDAVIVTWRQGHEIVAIMTGLAGLVLPLFQLVLLLWVLYPIASGARPPAFSLATRMLGLLEPWSMVPVFVLGVLVAVVKLAGMASVSPGVGLGGFALLTILLTMLGRLTPHTLWHYAERTGVVHVHIPQARPGEALTGCHVCGQVQALPVAHSESVHHCVRCDSALHLRKPDHLARTWALLVAAAILYIPANILPVMNIDSIFGDSGHTILGGVIELWQTGSWDIAMIVFVASVMVPLTKLLALAVLAWHVQRGSVDNLRQRTRLYGMVEFIGQWSMLDVFVVILLAALARFHGLMTISAGAGAGAFGMVVILTMLAAMSFDPRRGWDVAASQAERAAPAAARLAGQHAKAAAGMPAANSAIHKQEE from the coding sequence ATGGCCCCGACATCGCCCCTCATCTCCTGCGAGCATTGCGGCGGCGTCTATCGTCGCCAGGAGCTGGGGCCAGGTGAACAGGCTTCCTGCGTCCGCTGTGGCACGGTGTTGTGGCGCTACAGCGGTCTGCATCCATCGGGGTGGTTGGCGCTTGCGCTGGCCGCCCTGATTGTTTTCCTCATTGCCAACGCCTATCCCGTCGCCATCATGCGCGTTCAGGGGATGGTGCAGGCGGCTTCTTTCCCGGATGCCGTTATCGTGACCTGGCGCCAAGGGCACGAGATCGTCGCGATCATGACCGGCCTGGCGGGCCTGGTTCTGCCGCTGTTCCAACTGGTGCTGCTGCTATGGGTGCTCTATCCGATAGCGTCGGGTGCCAGGCCACCCGCATTCTCCCTTGCCACGCGCATGCTGGGCCTGTTGGAGCCCTGGAGCATGGTGCCTGTGTTCGTGCTGGGTGTGCTGGTCGCGGTCGTCAAATTGGCCGGCATGGCTTCGGTTTCGCCTGGCGTGGGCCTGGGCGGTTTCGCGCTGTTGACCATCCTGCTGACCATGCTTGGACGCCTGACTCCCCATACGCTCTGGCATTACGCCGAGCGGACGGGTGTGGTGCATGTGCATATTCCGCAGGCCCGGCCGGGCGAGGCACTGACAGGGTGCCATGTATGCGGGCAGGTGCAGGCGCTGCCTGTCGCGCATTCGGAATCCGTCCATCACTGCGTGCGCTGCGATAGCGCCTTGCATCTGCGTAAACCGGATCACCTGGCACGCACCTGGGCGCTGCTGGTGGCGGCGGCCATTCTGTATATTCCCGCCAATATCCTGCCTGTCATGAATATCGACTCGATTTTCGGCGACAGCGGGCACACGATACTCGGCGGCGTGATCGAGCTGTGGCAGACAGGGTCCTGGGATATTGCCATGATCGTCTTCGTGGCCAGCGTAATGGTCCCCTTGACCAAGCTGCTGGCCCTGGCGGTGCTGGCCTGGCATGTGCAGCGGGGCAGCGTCGATAACCTGCGCCAGCGCACGCGTTTGTATGGCATGGTGGAATTCATTGGCCAATGGTCGATGCTGGATGTATTTGTCGTGATTCTGTTGGCCGCACTGGCGCGGTTCCACGGATTGATGACGATCAGCGCGGGCGCGGGGGCCGGTGCATTTGGCATGGTCGTCATACTGACCATGCTCGCCGCCATGAGCTTCGACCCGCGACGCGGCTGGGATGTCGCGGCTTCGCAGGCCGAGCGCGCGGCGCCCGCCGCCGCGCGGCTGGCCGGGCAGCACGCGAAGGCGGCAGCCGGCATGCCGGCTGCGAACAGTGCGATTCACAAACAAGAGGAATAA
- the clpA gene encoding ATP-dependent Clp protease ATP-binding subunit ClpA, whose amino-acid sequence MISQELEVSLHMAFVEARSARHEFITVEHLLLSLLDNASAVEVLRACAANLDDLRRNLRQFVNENTPVIPSGAEVDTQPTLGFQRVIQRAIMHVSAGGSGKKPVTGANVLVAIFGEKDSHAVYYLQQQGVTRLDVVNFLSHGITKQPQVESAASQKEQQPNPEEQGESRQSPLDQYATDLNAAALAGRIDPLIGRESEVERVIQVLCRRRKNNPLLVGEAGVGKTAIAEGLAWRITRGEVPEILQAAQVYALDMGALLAGTKYRGDFEQRLKGVLKQLRGNPDAILFIDEIHTLIGAGSASGGTLDASNLLKPALSSGQLKCIGATTYTEYRGVFEKDHALSRRFQKIDVSEPSVEQTVQILRGLKTRFEEHHNVRYSAAALLAAAELSARHINDRHLPDKAIDVIDEAGAAQRLLPRSRQKKVIGKVDIENIVSKIARIPPQSVSNDDRSKLATLDRDLKTVVFGQEAAIEALSASIKMARSGLGKPEKPIGAFLFSGPTGVGKTEVARQLAFTMGVELLRFDMSEYMERHAVSRLIGAPPGYVGFDQGGLLTEAITKQPHCVLLLDEIEKAHPDVFNILLQVMDHGTLTDNNGRKADFRNVILIMTTNAGAETLNRPSIGFANARVVGDEMAEIRRMFTPEFRNRLDAIIPFAPLSREIILRVVDKFLMQLEDQLHERRVDAVFTETLRAHLAKEGFDPLMGARPMQRLIQDTIRRALADELLFGKLVDGGSVTVDLDQDGKVSLTFGDKPASDAPDAQEVALAE is encoded by the coding sequence GTGATTTCCCAAGAGCTTGAAGTCAGCCTGCATATGGCTTTCGTCGAGGCCCGTTCGGCCCGGCACGAATTTATTACAGTAGAGCATCTACTGTTATCGCTGCTCGACAACGCTTCCGCGGTGGAAGTGCTGCGCGCTTGCGCCGCCAATTTGGACGACCTGCGCCGCAACCTGCGGCAGTTCGTCAACGAGAACACGCCTGTCATTCCGAGTGGCGCCGAAGTGGACACCCAGCCGACGCTGGGTTTCCAGCGCGTGATCCAGCGCGCCATCATGCATGTCTCGGCGGGCGGCAGCGGCAAGAAGCCCGTTACCGGCGCCAATGTGCTGGTCGCGATTTTCGGTGAAAAGGATTCGCACGCGGTGTACTACCTGCAGCAGCAGGGTGTCACGCGGCTGGACGTGGTCAACTTCCTGTCACACGGAATCACCAAGCAGCCGCAGGTCGAGTCGGCCGCGTCGCAGAAGGAACAGCAGCCCAACCCCGAGGAACAGGGTGAATCGCGGCAGTCGCCGCTGGACCAGTATGCGACGGATCTCAATGCCGCCGCGCTGGCCGGGCGCATCGATCCGCTGATTGGCCGGGAATCCGAGGTAGAACGCGTCATCCAGGTCCTTTGCCGGCGCCGCAAGAACAACCCCTTGCTGGTGGGCGAAGCGGGCGTGGGCAAAACCGCGATCGCGGAAGGTCTGGCGTGGCGCATTACCCGTGGCGAAGTCCCGGAAATCCTGCAGGCCGCACAAGTTTATGCGCTCGATATGGGCGCCTTGCTGGCGGGCACGAAATACCGTGGCGATTTCGAACAGCGGCTGAAGGGCGTCCTGAAGCAACTGCGCGGCAATCCCGACGCGATCCTGTTCATCGACGAAATCCATACGCTGATCGGAGCGGGCTCCGCATCGGGCGGTACGCTGGACGCATCCAACCTGCTCAAGCCGGCGCTGTCCTCCGGCCAGCTCAAGTGCATCGGCGCGACCACCTATACCGAGTATCGCGGGGTCTTCGAAAAAGACCACGCGCTGTCGCGCCGTTTCCAGAAGATCGATGTCAGCGAACCCAGCGTCGAACAGACCGTGCAGATCCTGCGCGGCCTGAAGACCCGTTTCGAAGAACACCACAATGTCCGCTATTCAGCGGCGGCGCTGTTGGCCGCGGCGGAATTGTCGGCGCGCCATATCAATGATCGCCACCTGCCGGACAAGGCCATCGACGTCATCGATGAAGCCGGGGCCGCCCAGCGGCTGCTGCCTCGCTCGCGCCAGAAAAAGGTCATCGGCAAGGTCGATATCGAAAACATCGTTTCGAAGATCGCGCGCATTCCGCCGCAATCGGTGTCGAACGACGACCGCAGCAAGCTGGCCACCTTGGACCGCGACCTGAAAACGGTCGTCTTCGGCCAGGAAGCGGCCATCGAGGCGTTGTCCGCCTCCATCAAGATGGCGCGTTCCGGCCTGGGCAAACCGGAAAAGCCGATCGGCGCTTTCCTGTTTTCCGGCCCGACGGGCGTCGGCAAGACCGAAGTCGCGCGACAGCTGGCGTTCACCATGGGCGTCGAACTCCTGCGTTTCGATATGTCGGAATATATGGAGCGCCACGCCGTGTCGCGCCTGATCGGTGCGCCCCCGGGGTACGTCGGTTTCGACCAGGGCGGCTTGCTGACCGAAGCCATCACCAAGCAGCCGCATTGCGTCCTGCTGCTCGATGAAATCGAAAAGGCGCACCCGGACGTCTTCAACATCCTGCTGCAGGTGATGGACCACGGCACCCTGACGGACAACAACGGGCGCAAGGCCGATTTCCGTAACGTCATTCTGATCATGACGACGAACGCCGGCGCGGAGACCCTGAATCGCCCGTCGATCGGCTTCGCGAATGCGCGAGTCGTCGGGGACGAAATGGCGGAAATCCGCCGGATGTTCACGCCCGAATTCCGCAATCGTCTGGACGCCATCATTCCATTCGCACCGCTCTCGCGCGAGATCATCCTGCGCGTGGTCGACAAATTCCTCATGCAGCTGGAGGACCAGCTGCATGAGCGTCGTGTCGACGCCGTGTTCACGGAAACCTTGCGCGCTCATCTGGCAAAGGAAGGATTCGATCCGCTCATGGGCGCGCGGCCGATGCAGCGCCTGATACAGGACACGATACGCCGTGCGCTGGCCGACGAGTTGCTCTTTGGCAAACTGGTCGATGGCGGCTCGGTCACTGTCGACCTGGATCAGGACGGCAAGGTCTCGCTGACTTTCGGCGATAAGCCGGCTTCGGACGCGCCTGACGCGCAGGAAGTCGCGCTGGCGGAGTAA
- the pbpC gene encoding penicillin-binding protein 1C: protein MRTAGEAAPRGHRRAARTLVRAATVAAALTILACAAVLALDRAYPLPQAYADGAVVVTAVDGTPLRNYPSRDGIWRYPVQASDVSPLYLQTLLAYEDRWFRWHPGINPVAMARAAAQWLMSGHIVSGGSTLTMQVARLIDPALAGRPSHSVGAKMRQVLRAVQLELHYSKDEILAMYLSRAPMGGIVEGTEMAARLWLGKSARDLSAGESALLTALPQSPSLLRPDRNPGLARAARDKVLDRMAALDRWTAAQVADAKMEPVMAPPLRAHWLAPLAAQRLVREMGAPRAPACAECTFAPSTPRVRPGPQVIASTIDAELQARVEQMLIDRVDVLPPKVSMAVLVMDNDSLAIRAYAGSADYTDNTRYAHVDMVTAVRSPGSTLKPFLYGIALDDGLIHSESLLLDVPMSFSGYAPGNFQAAFSGPVSVAQALQRSLNVPAVDLLDRVGPAHFASVMLSGGVRLRMPAGAAPNLTLILGGGGTTLEELVGAYRALARDGLAGLPRLDPRQPLRESRMLSAGAAWIVRDILEGGGHPDRPFHQTGAPGKDLAWKTGTSFGFRDAWAVGVTNNWTIGVWVGRPDGTPNPGFFGANVAAPLLRDVVSALPDGAPRARIRPASVQAAVICWPLGVRVQAMGAKMCPEQRLAWALNNTVPPSFTGYADPGRAPLRLAGVAQGSVLRPVPGRRLIAFDVTATGAEGEVWWMLDGRVLGQARADHPFTVSLGRDGRYTLTVMDSRGRYDRIEFEIAGVTP from the coding sequence ATGCGCACGGCCGGCGAGGCTGCCCCGCGCGGCCATCGACGGGCGGCCCGCACCCTGGTGCGCGCCGCCACCGTCGCGGCAGCGCTTACCATCCTCGCGTGCGCCGCCGTGCTGGCATTGGACCGCGCGTATCCCTTGCCGCAGGCTTATGCCGACGGTGCGGTGGTGGTAACCGCGGTGGACGGCACGCCGTTGCGCAACTATCCCAGCCGGGACGGCATTTGGCGCTACCCCGTTCAAGCCAGCGACGTTTCGCCTCTTTATCTGCAAACCTTGCTTGCCTACGAGGATCGCTGGTTTCGCTGGCATCCCGGCATCAATCCCGTCGCGATGGCGCGCGCGGCAGCCCAATGGCTGATGTCCGGCCACATCGTGTCGGGCGGGTCGACGCTGACCATGCAGGTGGCGCGCCTGATCGATCCTGCACTGGCTGGCCGTCCATCCCATAGCGTCGGGGCCAAGATGCGCCAGGTGCTGCGCGCCGTGCAGCTCGAATTGCACTACAGCAAGGACGAGATCCTGGCGATGTATCTGAGCCGGGCCCCGATGGGCGGCATCGTGGAGGGTACCGAGATGGCGGCGCGGCTTTGGCTGGGCAAGTCCGCGCGGGACCTGAGTGCCGGCGAGTCCGCCTTGCTGACCGCCTTGCCGCAGTCGCCGTCGCTATTGCGGCCCGACCGCAATCCGGGGCTGGCGCGCGCCGCGCGTGACAAGGTACTGGACCGCATGGCGGCGCTGGATCGCTGGACGGCCGCCCAGGTCGCGGACGCGAAGATGGAGCCGGTCATGGCTCCGCCCCTGCGTGCGCATTGGCTGGCACCCCTGGCGGCGCAGCGCCTGGTGCGCGAAATGGGCGCGCCGCGCGCGCCAGCGTGCGCGGAATGTACGTTCGCGCCTTCCACGCCTCGCGTGCGGCCCGGGCCACAAGTCATCGCATCCACCATCGATGCCGAGCTGCAGGCCCGCGTGGAACAGATGCTGATTGATCGCGTCGATGTGCTGCCGCCGAAGGTTTCCATGGCCGTACTGGTCATGGATAACGATAGCCTGGCCATTCGGGCCTACGCGGGCTCCGCCGATTACACCGACAATACCCGTTATGCGCACGTGGATATGGTGACAGCCGTCCGATCGCCCGGATCTACCCTGAAACCATTTCTCTATGGCATTGCGCTGGACGATGGGCTGATCCATTCGGAAAGCCTGCTGCTGGATGTTCCGATGTCGTTCAGTGGATATGCCCCCGGCAATTTCCAGGCGGCGTTCTCAGGCCCCGTCAGCGTCGCACAAGCCTTGCAACGCTCGCTCAACGTGCCGGCGGTGGATTTGCTGGACCGTGTCGGACCGGCGCATTTTGCTTCGGTTATGCTTAGTGGCGGAGTCCGTCTGCGCATGCCTGCCGGCGCCGCGCCCAATCTGACCTTGATTTTGGGCGGCGGCGGCACCACCTTGGAAGAACTGGTGGGTGCATACCGTGCCTTGGCGCGCGATGGGCTGGCCGGCCTTCCCCGGCTCGATCCAAGGCAACCATTGCGCGAATCGCGCATGCTCAGCGCCGGCGCGGCCTGGATCGTTCGGGATATCCTCGAGGGCGGGGGGCATCCGGATCGTCCGTTTCACCAGACTGGTGCGCCGGGCAAGGATTTGGCGTGGAAAACCGGCACCAGCTTTGGGTTTCGCGATGCCTGGGCGGTGGGCGTAACGAACAACTGGACGATAGGCGTGTGGGTGGGCCGGCCCGACGGTACGCCCAATCCCGGATTCTTCGGTGCGAATGTCGCTGCGCCGTTGTTGCGGGATGTGGTATCTGCCTTGCCGGATGGGGCGCCGCGTGCGCGTATCCGTCCGGCAAGCGTGCAAGCGGCGGTCATCTGCTGGCCATTGGGCGTGCGCGTGCAAGCCATGGGCGCGAAAATGTGTCCGGAGCAGCGGTTGGCGTGGGCTTTGAACAACACTGTCCCGCCTTCGTTCACGGGGTATGCAGACCCGGGCCGCGCGCCGCTGCGGCTGGCAGGCGTGGCGCAGGGTTCGGTACTGCGTCCGGTTCCGGGACGGCGTCTTATCGCGTTCGATGTGACGGCGACAGGGGCCGAAGGTGAGGTATGGTGGATGCTGGACGGCCGGGTGCTGGGTCAGGCGCGGGCGGATCATCCGTTTACGGTGTCGTTGGGGCGCGACGGTCGGTATACGCTTACGGTAATGGACAGCCGGGGGCGTTACGATCGGATCGAATTTGAAATCGCTGGCGTTACGCCCTGA